Part of the Quercus robur chromosome 5, dhQueRobu3.1, whole genome shotgun sequence genome, GAACCTTGCAAACCGTTATGGAGAAAGCTCTGGCACCTCAACCTCCcagcaaaaatcaaaatttttgctTGGAGAGCATGTGTCAATGGTCTCCCTACAATGGAAACCATTAACTGCAGGGGGATATCACAAAGTAAGGACTGCCTTGTTTGTGGTAGTGAAGCTGAAAGCATAGACCATGCCCTTCTCAGCTGCGATTTCTCATCCTTGGTTTGGAGTGATACCAAATTATGATGGAGGAAAAATGGTGAAAAGGAAAGATGTTTAGAAAGCTAAGTTgcttagagaaaagaaagaatgaactaGCTTTTCAAGAGACACACTCTTAGGATAATAACCCATAGGTAGATTTTTTGGATTCAAATTTAACTACTTACAATGGCAGCCTTGCTTATTTATAGTTACATAAGCAAGCTGCTGAGGATGGCCAGAAAACCCACTACGCACACAAGGTATCAAAAAGTCCTTTCTAGATTTGGAGCTTTTCTTTGCCATTGCATGGGCCATATGGTCTAACAGAAATAAGATTGTGCACAAGGATTGTGGTCTTTCTACTCTTCAGGTGTGGCAAATGGCCAAAAATGCAGTGGATGACTTTGCAAGCTCTGTCATCAGAGCATGACAGATTTTCCAGTGTTGGAGTTATCATCAGAGACTGCAATGGTCAAGTTGTGGCTGCTCTATGTAAACCGCTTGAAGCATGCTATTCTGCAGAGCTAACAGAGGTCATTGCTTTAGAGAAAGGCGTTCTTCTAGCTCAGGAACTTCAGCTGCCTCGGGTCATCTTTGAATCAGATTCACTAACTGCCATTCAAGCAATCAATGATAAGGCTATGGGGAACAACTATGGGCAGGCTTCTCTGTATGACTCGTTTTTGGTTTAATACCATTTATTATTCCCctttcaaaaaaggaaaaagaaaagaaacacttTGTGAGGCTTTTACAATAATGGGATCAATCTATAAAATGGCTTGGAGTTTGGAAGCAaggctttttcttttcttttattttattttttcataatatgGGCTTCAAGTTGGGCCTAACTGTTGAACCAATTGATCCATAAACCAACCATTTTCTTCAcagccctctctctctctcacacacaaaagTCCCAGAAAGTGCAATTCCAGGCTTCCAGATCTCAATCACGGAGAGAAATGGAAAATAAGAAATCAGGTGGAGAAGCCATATCATCTGCACAAGCTGTGTTTCTCGGAGCTCTAGCTCCCGGTGTCAACGTCCgtacaatctctctctctctctctctcatatatatatatatatatatatatagtccaaGCACTGATGATGGTTTGTTTTGTTGAATGGATTTCAGGGTCCCACATGGAATACGCTAAGAACGGCGTTTGTGTTACTGGGTGTTTGCCTTGTTGTGATGCTGGCCTTGGCATTCTCTGCAAGTGACTCTTCCTTAATTCTTCATGTCGGATTCCTTGTTCTAATCACTGTTACCCTCTTCTTGCTTCTTAGCTGGTACCTTAATTTCTCCGCCCACTTGTTTGTGTACACTTTCTTCATATGATCCTACGTGGGTTTTTGTTGTCTTTGataattgtagaaattttattgaGCATGGTAGCATTACATAGGAATAGATTATTATTGATTGTTTGACAAAAATCTACTTATATTGCAACTCAGTGCAATTTCATCTCTGATAACTTGGTGCTGctataatggttttttttttttttttaatggttgttaAGATTATTCATATTGGCAAATTGCCATTCAGGCCTTAAAGAATGAGTTATAGTTGGTAACTGTTTCTCTGATGGGTGAGAAACTTGGTTTTTAGAGGACTAACTTGCCTTTTCTAAATCTTCTTATTGTAATTAATCTGCACATGTTTAGGTTTACTAATGAGTTTGGtcctgtttttgttttggaggaTGTAAATGTGAATTTGTTGCTACAACTTTGCCAATTCACCATCGACATTTCTGCCATTGTGATTCTGttagtttaaaaataataacaataataatgataattacagatttatattttattaccaAAATTGAACCTAATTATGTACTTCCTAATAATATTAGTGCACTCCATTTCATAAATAGTGATGGGTATTGAGCAAACCGTCCAACAAAACACACTTGAAGGACTTTTCtcgtattattttatttcatccCAAATTCCCTACAAATTATCCAGATTCTGTGGTAGGTATATTGCAACTCAAGTTAACAAAAATTGATAACTTCTGCTTTTGTGTTATACATACTTATGTCTGTGTGGTAGTCTGGTAGATCATATTGATATAATTGGAACATAACTTAATCTGATGAAATGGTTACAAGTGATCACCTCACTAGGTATAGTAACTTGGTGGTAGCTCTGTGGAAATAATTTGGGCAAGTGCTTTTTTGAATACCAAATATATCCTTAGTTTAGTTCTAAATTTAAGTAaagttacatttttatttttgaaattatcttCTTCTAGGAAGTTTATATTTTCCTGCAGTCAGACTATTGATTATTGGTATAACAGCTGCATTTGTAAGCAGGCTGTTATTTgccccataaaaaataaagataaagtaGTCTGTTACTGTCAAATCATTAGAATAGTTTTGCATctcttttaatttaaataaccTGAATGAAACATACCGGATGTCAAGTTTGGCATTACTAGAATTTGAATCTGCAATTTGATCCTTCCCCTACAAATGAAACCAGAACACTCTGATCTGGCTTTGGCCATTATATCTTCTACCTCAATTTGTCTTGCTTTTAAAGCACGGTGCTGTGCTTTTTCATAGACTTGATAGGCTTTTACCTGATCCTTTgcttattgttgttattatgaGACTATGATTCATACCTGGAATGAGatggttttcaatttttcttttaggaaaaatggagtgtggtttttttattttttgggtcgGGGGGTAAGATCTTGTTTTACCTCATCTGCAGGAATTTTGTAGTTTATAAGTTTTTCATtagaaaatatatgaaaagGTTATTGCTTTTAATATGAAGttgcttttcttttaatatatgaaaTGATTGAAATAACAAATTGGAAtgtgccaatgagctctagctcaactgGCTCCTTCTCCCCTTATAAGTGTTaagtggagggtgaggtcgtgGGTTCATGGGTGTGTATGTAACTTACCAAAATTTGTCCAAATGTTTGTAAACTAATTTCTGTGAATAAATATCTTTTGAAATAGAGACACTGAGATAGTTATTCAGAATATTAAGACCTTTAGTTCAAAAGACCTTTAGTTTATATTTTGCCAGCCTTTGTTCAAGCCAAGTAGGCATGCTTAgatttctctcttcctttttctctttttatttttatttttttgggcaaaaatcacttgaataaaaacttagaATATCAGTATGACcttttcaatttattatttggaGGCTTGTTTTGTAAAAAGTGGTTGGTTTATATGCAGGTTTCTTGCGCAGACTGGTTTGGTTTCGGTTGAGCATCAAATGCGGGAGATGGACTTGATGCCAAATGATTGCCAAGAGATAAGCAGAAAGAACAAATAATAGTTTCTTTTATAGCATTACAAGCAAAGACATCATTAATTTTGGGGAGAAATAACTTTAAGGGCATGCTTGATAACGATACAAATGGAAAGACCGGTGCGATTTGGATGCATTCCTTCAGCAAGAAATGAGAAGATATGGCTGAAAGAAAAGCGAGCAAATGACAGCACTTCTTCCATTGTTTTGCAATAATTGACCCGAGTGCTTACATCTTTCAATCAGTCTTTGCTTCCTTCTCCTTATGTTGGCTCTTTTTGGGCTTGATGAAGCAGAAACATGAGCAGCAGGGGAACTGAAACAAGAACTTCAtttctttcatgttttgatAATGTTTGGAGAACACTATATATAGAGAGAGCTCCAGCTTTGTAtcaatattccttttttttggttgttctttctttctttctttgtgtagTTATTCTTCGCCCTCTTGGGATGCTATTCTTCTTTCTTACAGATAAGAAGATGCCTAGCTTCTTTTCCATTATCATGGCCATTGGGTGCCTTAAACTTCTTTGATGGTTTATGTTGCAACttgcattcttttttcttcacatttaaataaaaaagggagtttttttttttgtattcctTTCCTAATGGAAAAGATTTCTGAACCATGTGCTATCAGAGGTTACTTTACAATGGGTCATAGCTAGTTATGGTGTCTGACAAACAGGGTTGATCAATCAGGTGGGCCATCTTAAAAGTAAGTCATCAACTCttctttttctgattttttttttcctgatagGATGCTTTGCTGATGTTTAATGATAAGAATAATAAAAGAAGGATTTTACTAAGGTATACTTTAGGGTAcacattaatttctatttttagaaataattttttcgagaattgaaaaagtaatgataattttttcaattatcgagaaaatgttttcaaaaatagaaagcttaatgtGTCTATACGTTTGGTAAAATATTTGGCTTTTATACCCTTgcaaaacaatataattaaaaaaataataataataaaaaattggctCCATACAAGATCACATAATATTTGACATGAACTTGATTAAATGTGAAACAAGGACTCAGGTTAAGGCAGACCCTTCAGTTTAGTTAATATTGCTGCCTTAGAAGTCAAGGTGTTTGATAAATATAAGTACCGTCTTTCTTACTGGAAGATGTGGTAAGCAAACAAAAAGCAATTGCGAGTCTTCGGTAATTAGAACAAATCTTACCGATTATTGTCTGCAATGGTAGTTCAAAACTGAGCACTAAAGGTTTAGTGGTCCTTTCACAATGCTTCTGTGGCGGTCAAATAAGCTTCAAACATTGTAGCTTCAATGGTAGTTCAAGTGTTTTGGGATTTTGGTCCTTCCATTGAAGCTTCAAACATTGTAGGCTAATCATAAAGTATAGATGTTACATTTTCATATAGTAAATTAGTAATACATAGGTACACTGGTTTTTGCATCAACGTGGGATATGGAGAAGATCAAGTTGTCTCGCTCGCATTTGGCATTGTTGAACAGGCAGGAGTCTTGTGATCTATTAGGCAATATGTGACACAACACAATGGCATATGTATAATATCTTGTTGACACCATTGGATGTTATCAACCATTGCACTTCCAAATATCAAGTAGTAGTGACCACATGGGTATCATCACTACTACCTCCGTCATGTTGCTAACAGTTTCAACTTGAGGTTTCGTAATACGCAATTAAAGAGTATGATGATGTGGGCAAGAATGGGGCATCAAGAAATGTGGAATAACCTTTGAGAAAATCATAGAATTCAATCCATAAGTAATGGATGGATTGGTTGAGATACTAATTTACATGTGGACATTGGCTAATGACATGTCAATTTTAAGGTTTGGGTTTAAGGTTAGTGTTTATAGTTAGGATCAATGTTAATGTTTAGGGTTACAATTTTGGGTTATGGTTAGTGTTAATGTTTAGGATTAGAGATAGAGTTAGGGTTAGGATTAGTGTTAATGTTAATATTAACGTTGACGGTTTGAATTTAGTGTTAATGTTAATATTAAtgttaatattaaaaatcttttcaaatgaaaaatcctgattttctagtttttcacataaaaaccttctttaaattttaacacTAATTTTGTGGTTTGCCATATCAAAAAcctattaaaattttgattttatggttttttaaaGTACAACTGCATTGCCAAATGACATCATGAAGAATGTCTCTATTGTGATCTAACTTAGTTCAATATTTCATTAACAGACTCAACAAAGAATGGTGAGATCTTGATTATGGCTAGGACCAACCACAAAATGTGGTTGTATGATTAATGTTGAGATTTCAAGTCTATCTTGACACTAGTCCCTTCCCAGT contains:
- the LOC126725994 gene encoding uncharacterized protein LOC126725994, whose protein sequence is MENKKSGGEAISSAQAVFLGALAPGVNGPTWNTLRTAFVLLGVCLVVMLALAFSASDSSLILHVGFLVLITVTLFLLLSWFLAQTGLVSVEHQMREMDLMPNDCQEISRKNK